The following coding sequences lie in one Phyllopteryx taeniolatus isolate TA_2022b chromosome 4, UOR_Ptae_1.2, whole genome shotgun sequence genomic window:
- the mnd1 gene encoding meiotic nuclear division protein 1 homolog, with protein sequence MSKKKGLSLEEKRNRMMEIFFETKDVFQLKDIEKIAPKTKGITPMTVKEVLQSLVDDNMVDCERVGTSNYYWAFPSKALHARELKLEELNKQVLEAKRRKTSLEDAIGKAKEGRQDTKERSAVLKELQALKEERAQLQTELDKYKECDPQVVEQMRKSNVVAKEAVSRWTDNVFAIKSWTKKKFAFDDSRIVKAFGIPEDFDYMD encoded by the exons ATG TCCAAAAAGAAAGGACTAAGTTTGGAGGAGAAGAGAAACCGCATGATGGAGATTTTCTTTGAAACA AAGGATGTCTTTCAGCTGAAAGACATTGAGAAGATTGCCCCTAAAACAAAGGGAATAA CACCCATGACGGTGAAGGAGGTGCTGCAGAGCCTGGTGGATGACAACATGGTGGACTGTGAGCGTGTGGGCACGTCCAACTACTACTGGGCTTTCCCTAGCAAAGCTCTGCACGCTCGCGAGCTCAAACTGGAGGAGCTGAACAAACAG GTGTTGGAGGCAAAGCGGCGCAAAACGTCGCTGGAGGACGCGATTGGAAAAGCCAAAGAAGGACGTCAGGATACA AAAGAGAGGAGCGCCGTGTTGAAGGAGCTTCAGGCTCTGAAAGAGGAGCGGGCTCAGCTGCAGACTGAGTTGGACAAATACAAGGAGTGTGACCCACAAGTTGTCGAACAGATGA GAAAATCAAATGTTGTGGCCAAGGAAGCTGTTTCCAGGTGGACAG ACAATGTTTTCGCCATCAAGTCGTGGACCAAGAAAAAATTTGCGTTCGACGACAGCCGCATCGTCAAAGCCTTCGGGATCCCCGAGGACTTTGACTACATGGATTGA